The sequence GAAAAGATGTTGATTTATGAATACATGCCTAATAAAAGCTTGGACGCCTTCCTTTTCGGTTTGTTGCTCTTTCACTAATCGATTTCATGTGTCTATGTTTCAGTACTTATTTTCTTTCTCATGTAATGTAAGCTCACTTGTTCTTGTCGATTTGTGTTAGATCCCACAAAACAGCAACGCTTAGATTGGAATAGAAGATTCCAAATCATCGAAGGGATAAGCCGGGGAATGTTGTACCTACACAGAGACTCAAGACTGAGAGTCATACATAGAGACCTTAAAGTTAGTAATATTCTATTGGATGAAGACCTGAATCCGAAAATTTCAGACTTTGGTATGGCAAGGATATTCGGAGGTAATGAACAACAAGCAAGTACTAGAAGAGTAGTTGGGACACTGTAAGTAAAAGGGTTTGTTTCAATATATGGTAAATCATCAGTTGGAGTAATataaatttttgatattttttcgaATAACCGAATGCAGTGGGTACATGCCCCCAGAATATATCTTGGATGGACGGTTCTCCGAAAAGTCTGTTGTTTTTAGCTTTGGAGTGTTGCTACTCGAGGTTGTTAGTGGAAGAAAGACAACGAGTTTTCACCATCTAAAGCAATCATTGAGCCTTTGGGGATATGTACGTAAGCAGTGTTTCCTATTAAGTAATCTTCACTTTGATCTCTATCTTAGTTTTAATTGTTTAATGCATCCTTTCAGGCATGGCAATTATGGAATGAAAGTGAAATGAAAATGTTTATCGACCCAACGATACTGAACGAATCAACTCCCTTGGAAGAAATTTTTAGATGTATTCAAGTGGGACTATTGTGTGTGCAAGAATGTGCGAGAGATAGACCAACTATGTCTACGACTCTTTCTATGCTAACAAGCAAAATCTCAACTCTTCCTACTCCTGAACATCCTGCATTCACTGACAGAAGGGTTTCTACATCATTGGATTCCCTCACACAGAGCTTGGGATCATCTTCTGCAAATCGTCTAACTGTAACAAATATTGAAGGGCGTTAAATTACGTTCAgtgtttcagaaaaaaaaaatcgtggtGAATTGTTTCTATTAATGCTTTATGTTTCAattttgatatataaactttGACTTCAAAATGGCTTGGTCCTAAAAATATATGAGTGCATTTTTGTTCGTTatgctgtaaagatgcaataGTGTAAGTACAACTGCTTTGGAAAACCGCAACTTAATTTCCATCACcgaaattattctcaagatatgcaataaacacctaaatttgattttgtataattccaaccaatatccgaTTGTAATACCGAAATCCCTCTTGGATgataactcaatattagctagcatacaagatacttaactaatatatctttcagagatatgttttgcttgctggaaaaacaaaacatatatattcaaaaatcttaataaaacgattctcaaacatttcagtttgggatctcaccttgagtatcaaggaatatctttgaacagtaaaagataagaattgtgcacatgttcaaattagtcaccatgtcgacatcttgaactttcatattttgcaaacccaatttccaaaaccacacaaaccctaaagtgtacgtgacaTTATAAATCGGTTTTGTTTAAGGGGGATCGGTCCTACCATAGGTAGGGATCAGTTCTATCTTAGTTCCCCAAATAGGTTGGAATCGGTTCCACCCTAGTTCCCCATATAGGTAAGGGTCGATCCTGCCTtaaatcttcaatgaaaaccgaaaCACCAATACACTTGATTTATTTCAACTAGGAAACAGGttcgtaagtctacttccttgaactcatgaagtcaaacatagttttctaggcatgaaattaatcctaagttcattaggcaatctagtaacaagttacaaagattatgtatcTATCTTGCAATTATGAAGTTTAAATtaaagataaatgttatacttcgtaatttaatatatctaagttgtaaaaaaaacttgtatattcttccttaacatattgaCCGTGATAAGATGACTCAGTCTCTAAcactagagtttcatgtatataacttcacatgttatgtttacaaactaaacgacttgaaagttacGATAGCAATGAAACAAATCACGTTttgtatcactaacctcaagtagaaggatgatgtcttcgttgatgtcgatacgtcttcggatTATTTAGGTTTAAAGtattacttgtatgtctcaacatttctagacttcctaatcTAACCTcatgaagttgactttagtaatttaatcaagtgaaatttgagttttgatactaaaatatgacaaccaaccttgacataccaacccttggcgggttcaactgagcaatactctaacacacAACATATATCCTGCAGTTATGCATACTAGTGTTACCAGTGGTAGTGATGAACCAGGATCATATCCAATTCTTAAGGTTTCTCTCATATAGTATGCCTGCAATATTTGAATCAAAGGCATTCCAAAGACCCTGAACCACCCGGAACTCGATAAGTAAGTGATTTTGATCTTCAGAATGCAGCTTACAAAAAGGACATAAATCCTCAACACTTGAAACATATCTAGACACTTTATTTCTCAAAGGCAAACAGTCATGCATACACTTCCATAGGAAGTGGTTTATCTTAGAaggtaatggagatttccaaAAGGTTTTCCAAGCGAAATTCACTTGCTCTGGTTCATAACAATCTTTTATAACTACTCGATTAGCAGTTTTAACCGCAAGGTTTCCATCGAAGACTATCAATACCTTTAGCAGGAATTATAATAacacattgttgatggtggtttttagttcagggctaaatttgtaaaacctgcatttaatgtgtcgtcactcagcaaagaaacagagccatgtaaaagtgatgagtgttcaacctcttcactggcacatttattgagcaacatatattcacatgaaatttacccagaatggtgcatgtagcaacaatctcacatattctgtaaattttggcaccttgtctgtattattcagttaatataagtttatttgaatgctttctgtgttatgttccccggctgaacccttaatattgatatggcatgacaatttgtgttcactcgcagcagagtagcaggatttccaagtatcaaggttaaagtccttacataaaagtactcaatcggaaagcatactgctcccTGACAATAAACTCAAAGAACTCTGTGAAttcaaccaattttgtgataattcacaggattcagatattaccctgactaatttgcaaaaattagggttttgcgccctgcgcagtatattgtaccttgcctgtcgaaattaagcctaggcgaactaggtaattaatcctccatggattggtaggtgcaaaatcctacccaaaatcagaaaacaagaaataaaaggagCTGCGtaataggagcaacaacaaaggagGTGTggtcatgccataggccagccggcggcacttgcaagtggccacaccccatgcttcTCGAACTGGCCcctatttcctgtcgaccaatcaggtcgccttaaacccgccacacgcgcatgagttgtggctgggcccatacttgctggccctatttcccatcgaccaatcaggtcgttttaaatccgccacacgcataCCAGGAGTGTGGCCATtcccatgcttggtcggcccctcttttcaaccaatcaggtcgctctaaacctgtcacagtatcaaaagaggcaaagttgtGCCAGAAGGTCAAAATGCCAAATAGGCTTTCCAAAAGTCGCGCCaatatgctaattggcatgccaaacatgccaaacgtgccattccacTCCGTCATGCTAGTGACATGCTGAACATGCTATGTCGCGCCAATACgataattggcatgccaaacataccaaacgtgccactttgccgcagtagcatgccgatcgtgtcaacatgccataaatagcgcgccaaacgtgataacccacttcttgttcgtggccaaacgccataacatattccaattagggtattctaaaagtctctgccttagtggcattagtcgaaaccctaatttccagttgtggcccaaTTACACTACTTTGGCTCTACAACATGCCACGggccatgtgggacccgccaaaccctaaaaaaggcggcattctataatcacccgtggccatccttgcgctttgtggttattcccatattatggcctgccatagttcctttgatgTGGCCATGacaccgattgcataaagcgccaccgTGACACGGCCATGCCGTACGCGCTAATTAGGGCTTCGATATGCCAacccctaatttagctaaagttgacacgccaactaagtcaagtaattctcctaaggccttaagtttgatatagaaACAGGGacaatgttgccagagccatatttgggtctaacaccaatatgccaaaatagttgTCATGCCTACGCCAGGCGCCATTATGCCACTGGTATGTGCCAATGATGTCACTGTGTtgtcatcaggcgccaacagaatgtggaaataatcaatgaccatcctttctcatgagttacgatatCAGCCGTccgaattcgccacagaattgacaggcctatggcaagttttaggagaccaactaagacaagccatatagcatcacatgctattctcctatgccaagtctcctgactttgactttccacacataacaacttgctacatgttttccatgaaaaaactcgagacatcaaacatgtcacaaactgggggatgctcatcagggtatcggtctggcggtttacaacgtgcggcgtgcaacacgcccattataagaaagtgtcagaaagcagggcagttagtggcggtaatAAGTAGTGGGTATAAACTGACCAGTTTCCTCcatggtgggaacgtggtctctggcatttacacataatcccacttctccattactcaatcactcccactttctacgagatcagggtgcgttcaatatgacttgtataaataggttttacccattttcgaccaaacaacaagtttggtGAGAACagcacagtatccagaaaaataccaaagaactgatagctttcattctgcaagccagttccaaattctgatacaagtcataaaatagccacaccttcagaattaaccattctggtctcaacaccttcttcgcttccctccctaagaccaacccttctccttcattttgtgaccgaagcaagactggaacgaccatttcttggtttaggccaggattgtacagattgatatcttgaatctaaagtactctcgtgcagtgcatttgttttaggtttagatttttttctcatccacacacccaaatttaccaaaaccagcagaaacattttttacccataaacacacATATGTACCTAACAGTTTCATTATCAAAAATAGCATTCAACATTTTACTGCCCACTTTCTTGGTCAATCTATTGATACACATGTTGCACATTACTTGAAACATAAATAGAACTCAGCAATTCATTTCTGTTTGGACCCCATCTATCTTTCCAAATTGAGATGTTTCTTCCATCTCTAACCTCCCAgtagtaatttttctttattatctCTAGACCCCGACAAATACCCTTCCACATCCATGACTCTGACTTTTTCATTCACATAACGCAAATGGTTATTATCAAGAAAACAATTATGTCTAACAATTTTTACCCATAGCGAGTCAGATTCAGTTATCAATCTCCAAGCCAATTTGGCAAGAAGAGCAGTATTCACTTGTTCGGTTTTCTTAATGTTCAACCCTCCTGGCGCAACAGGTTTAGCTACCGTATCCCAATTCCTAAAATAGATTCTTTTATTTCCCCCTTTCTTATTCCACCAAAACTTCCTTTAGACGCCATCAAGTTTGTCAATCATCTTCTTAGGCATAAGAAACACAACTAAATGGTGACTAACTAAATACAGTCTGACTTAAAATTGTTCTACCAGATTGGTTCAGATGCTTACTTTTTGAAGGGGAAAGTCTGGAATCAAAGTTATCAAGCAGATGCTTGAAAGTATACCTTTTCATTCCTTTGTACAAGCAAAGGGACACCAAAATAATTATTTCTTATGCCTAGTCTTCTAATATTCAGAACATCAGTTATTTGGTTTTTAGCTCTAAGGTCAGTTTTAGGGCTAAAAGCTAAACCATATTTTTCAAAGTTTATGGCATGACCTGAGAGCTTGTTGAATTGATTAAGCAAGCTATCCAAAGTGTTAGCATATATCTCACAGAAACCCTGGTAAACACCAAGCAATCATCCGCAAAAAATAAATGGCTCGCAGAAGGAAAACCTCTAGTGACTTTGACTCCCTGGATATTATCATTAAATTATGCACGAATCAAAATTCTAGATAAAACATCCATACAGATAATGGATAAATAGAGTGACTTGGGATCCCCTTGTCTGAGACCCCGAGATGGATATAAAACTTCACATGAGAATCCATTAAGCAACATGGAGGAAGACACCAAAGAAATACATTGTTAAATCATGCCACACTAAATTTCATGAAAGCCTAATTGTCTTATAATAGCAATAAAAAAATACCACTCAATCATGTAAAAATCTTatgacatatcaagtttaatagcCATTATGCCTGACTTAGTCCTATTTTTCTTCATAGTATCCAAATATTATGGATGATAATTATGTCGGTTATTTGCCTAGAGGAAAGAAAGGTTGTTTGGTAGGGACTGATAAATTTATTCATAACAATTTTAAGTCTACTGTTTAAAAGCTTTGAACTTATTTTATAACTTATATTACTCAAGCTGATGGGTCTAAAGTCAGATACAGTCTTAGGAGAGCTAGTTTTAGGTATCAGACTTATAAAACTGTATCTACTAGCAAAAAACTTTGAAATAGTTTATAACttatattactcaagctaataagcTTAAAGTCAGATACAGTCCTAGGAAAGCTAATTTTATGTAT comes from Papaver somniferum cultivar HN1 chromosome 7, ASM357369v1, whole genome shotgun sequence and encodes:
- the LOC113294464 gene encoding G-type lectin S-receptor-like serine/threonine-protein kinase At1g11330; translated protein: MTIRKLLQRRIGILNTRQLKVFKFQELATATSNFCGAHMLSQGGFGKVYKGTLSDGQEMAVKRLSKGPIQGLEEFKNEVIVISKVQHRNLVRLLGCCLEGEEKMLIYEYMPNKSLDAFLFDPTKQQRLDWNRRFQIIEGISRGMLYLHRDSRLRVIHRDLKVSNILLDEDLNPKISDFGMARIFGGNEQQASTRRVVGTLGYMPPEYILDGRFSEKSVVFSFGVLLLEVVSGRKTTSFHHLKQSLSLWGYAWQLWNESEMKMFIDPTILNESTPLEEIFRCIQVGLLCVQECARDRPTMSTTLSMLTSKISTLPTPEHPAFTDRRVSTSLDSLTQSLGSSSANRLTVTNIEGR